From a region of the Streptomyces caniferus genome:
- a CDS encoding geranylgeranyl reductase family protein, whose protein sequence is MSSEHAAEDNQQVWDVVVVGAGPAGASAAHAAACTGRRVLLLEKAELPRYKTCGGGIIGPSRDALPPGFELPLRDRVHAVTFSLNGRLTRTRRSKNMLFGLINRPDFDARLVESAKEAGATVRTGVTVSRVEQHGAEVPDRRTVAVVLGDGEVVLARAVVGADGSAGRIGAHVGVKLDQVDLGLEAEIPVPAPVAEDWAGRVLIDWGPIPGSYGWVFPKGDTLTVGVISARGEGAATKRYLEDFIGRLGLAGFEPSISSGHLTRCRAEDSPLSRGRVLVCGDAAGLLEPWTREGISFALRSGRLAGEWAVRVSEAHDAVDARRQALNYAFAIKAGLGVEMGVGRQMLKVFSRRPGLMHAAVTGFRPAWLAFAKITRGTTTLAEIVRTHSVARRALEAMDRG, encoded by the coding sequence GTGAGCAGCGAGCACGCAGCCGAGGACAACCAGCAGGTGTGGGACGTCGTGGTGGTGGGTGCGGGGCCGGCGGGCGCCTCGGCCGCGCATGCCGCGGCCTGTACAGGACGCCGGGTGCTGCTCCTGGAGAAAGCGGAACTGCCGCGCTACAAAACCTGTGGCGGCGGCATCATCGGCCCGTCGCGGGATGCGCTGCCGCCCGGCTTCGAGCTGCCGCTGCGCGACCGGGTGCATGCGGTGACGTTCTCGCTGAACGGCCGGCTGACCCGCACCCGCCGCTCCAAGAACATGCTGTTCGGGCTGATCAACCGCCCCGACTTCGATGCGCGGCTGGTCGAGTCGGCCAAGGAAGCGGGCGCCACGGTCCGTACGGGCGTCACGGTCTCGCGGGTGGAGCAGCACGGCGCCGAGGTGCCGGACCGGAGGACCGTCGCGGTGGTGCTGGGCGACGGCGAGGTGGTGCTGGCGCGCGCCGTGGTCGGCGCGGACGGCAGCGCGGGCCGGATAGGAGCCCATGTCGGGGTCAAGCTCGACCAGGTCGACCTCGGCCTGGAGGCGGAGATCCCGGTACCGGCACCGGTCGCCGAGGACTGGGCGGGCCGGGTGCTCATCGACTGGGGCCCGATCCCCGGCAGCTACGGCTGGGTCTTCCCCAAGGGCGACACCCTCACCGTCGGTGTCATCTCCGCGCGGGGCGAGGGGGCGGCGACCAAGCGCTATCTGGAGGACTTCATCGGCCGGCTGGGCCTTGCCGGGTTCGAGCCGAGCATCTCGTCCGGGCATCTGACGCGCTGCCGCGCGGAGGACTCCCCGCTGTCCCGCGGCCGGGTGCTGGTGTGCGGCGACGCGGCCGGGCTGCTGGAGCCCTGGACGCGGGAGGGCATCTCCTTCGCGCTGCGGTCGGGGCGGCTCGCGGGGGAGTGGGCGGTGCGCGTCTCCGAGGCCCATGACGCGGTGGACGCCCGTCGTCAGGCCCTCAACTACGCCTTCGCCATCAAGGCGGGCCTCGGTGTGGAGATGGGCGTGGGGCGCCAGATGCTCAAGGTCTTCTCTCGCCGCCCCGGCCTGATGCACGCCGCGGTCACCGGCTTCCGCCCGGCCTGGCTCGCCTTCGCGAAGATCACCCGCGGGACGACCACACTGGCCGAGATCGTCCGCACCCACTCGGTGGCGCGCCGTGCGCTGGAGGCGATGGACCGGGGGTGA
- a CDS encoding dipeptidase, which produces MSDSTLAQTVAALQPRARTELAELVAFKSVADPAQFPKSECEAATEWVAGALRGDGFQDVALLDTPDGTQSVYGFLPGPAGAPTVLLYAHYDVQPPLDEAAWISPPFELTERDGRWYGRGAADCKGGLIMHLTALRALREHGGVPVNVKVIVEGSEEQGTGGLERYAEAHPELLTADAIVIGDTGNFRVGLPTVTATLRGMTLVRVQVDTLEGNLHSGQFGGAAPDALAALIRILDSLRAEDGSTTVNGLAADASWEGLEYAEEDFRKDAKVLDGVGLVGSGSIADRVWARPAVTVLGIDCPPVIGATPSVQAGARALVSLRVPPGTDALEATKLLTAHLESAAPWGARVAVEQVGQGQAFRADTDSPAYASMAAALREAYDGEEMQIAGMGGSIPLCNTLAGLYPDAEMLLIGLSEPEAQIHAVNESVSPRELERLSLAEALFLRRFAASGS; this is translated from the coding sequence ATGTCTGACAGCACGCTCGCACAAACCGTCGCCGCCCTGCAGCCGCGCGCCAGGACCGAGCTGGCCGAGCTGGTGGCCTTCAAGTCCGTGGCGGATCCGGCCCAGTTCCCCAAGAGCGAGTGCGAGGCGGCGACCGAATGGGTCGCCGGGGCACTGCGGGGGGACGGTTTCCAGGACGTGGCGCTGCTGGACACCCCGGACGGCACCCAGTCCGTGTACGGCTTCCTGCCCGGCCCGGCAGGCGCCCCGACGGTGCTGCTGTACGCGCACTACGACGTGCAGCCGCCGCTGGACGAGGCCGCCTGGATCTCCCCGCCGTTCGAGCTGACCGAGCGCGACGGCCGCTGGTACGGCCGCGGCGCCGCCGACTGCAAGGGCGGCCTGATCATGCACCTGACGGCGCTGCGGGCGCTGCGGGAGCACGGCGGTGTGCCGGTCAACGTCAAGGTGATCGTGGAGGGTTCGGAGGAACAGGGCACCGGCGGCCTGGAGCGCTACGCCGAGGCGCACCCCGAGCTGCTGACCGCCGACGCCATCGTGATCGGCGACACCGGCAACTTCCGGGTCGGTCTGCCGACGGTGACCGCGACGCTGCGCGGCATGACGCTCGTACGGGTGCAGGTCGACACCCTGGAGGGCAATCTGCACTCCGGCCAGTTCGGCGGCGCGGCCCCCGACGCGCTGGCGGCGCTGATCCGGATCCTGGACTCGCTGCGCGCCGAGGACGGTTCGACCACGGTGAACGGGCTGGCCGCGGACGCCTCCTGGGAGGGCCTGGAGTACGCGGAGGAGGACTTCCGCAAGGACGCCAAGGTGCTCGACGGCGTCGGCCTGGTGGGCAGCGGTTCGATCGCGGACCGGGTCTGGGCGCGTCCGGCCGTCACGGTGCTCGGCATCGACTGCCCGCCGGTGATCGGCGCCACCCCGTCCGTACAGGCCGGCGCGCGGGCACTGGTGAGCCTGCGGGTGCCGCCGGGCACCGACGCCCTCGAAGCCACGAAGCTGCTGACCGCACACCTGGAGAGCGCCGCCCCCTGGGGTGCGCGGGTCGCGGTCGAACAGGTCGGACAGGGCCAGGCGTTCCGCGCGGACACCGACAGCCCGGCGTACGCCTCGATGGCGGCGGCGCTGCGCGAGGCGTACGACGGCGAGGAGATGCAGATCGCCGGCATGGGCGGCTCGATCCCCCTGTGCAACACGTTGGCCGGGCTCTACCCGGACGCGGAGATGCTGCTGATCGGCCTGAGCGAGCCGGAGGCCCAGATCCACGCGGTCAACGAAAGCGTTTCGCCGCGGGAACTGGAGCGGCTGTCTCTGGCGGAGGCGTTGTTCCTCCGTCGGTTTGCGGCTAGCGGTAGCTAG
- a CDS encoding NUDIX hydrolase, giving the protein MIVWLNGTFGAGKTTTAHELLDLLPGSTLYDPELLGSGLRLMLPAKRFEEIDDYQDLPAWRRMVVDTAAALLTEVPGPLVTPMTLLRQEYRDEIFGALAARRIPVRHVLLHAEETILRARIAEREDVSGDAEATASTRRWSLEHLGPYADALPWLQGDAHVVDTTRLTPRQTAERVAEAVRTGAGACDIVQTPEPTAETLASGVLLFDDQDRVLLVDPTYKAGWEFPGGIVEPGEAPAHAGVREVAEELGIELPRAPRLLVLDWEAPKPPGFGGLRLLYDGGTLTDDRISKLLLPGAELRGWRFATEAEAETMLPPVRWNRLRWALRARERGCPLHLEAGVPVG; this is encoded by the coding sequence GTGATCGTCTGGCTGAACGGCACGTTCGGTGCGGGCAAGACCACTACGGCTCATGAATTGCTCGACCTGCTTCCCGGAAGCACGCTCTACGACCCCGAACTCCTCGGCAGCGGACTGCGGTTGATGCTGCCGGCCAAGCGGTTCGAGGAGATCGACGACTACCAGGACCTGCCGGCCTGGCGCCGGATGGTCGTGGACACCGCCGCGGCGCTGCTCACCGAGGTGCCGGGTCCGCTGGTCACGCCGATGACGCTGCTGCGTCAGGAGTACCGCGACGAGATCTTCGGCGCCCTGGCAGCCCGCCGGATCCCCGTACGGCACGTCCTGCTGCACGCGGAGGAAACGATCCTTCGAGCCCGAATAGCGGAGCGGGAGGACGTGTCGGGGGACGCCGAGGCCACCGCGTCGACGCGCCGCTGGAGCCTGGAACACCTGGGCCCGTACGCCGACGCACTGCCCTGGCTCCAGGGCGACGCCCACGTCGTCGACACCACCCGGCTCACCCCCCGGCAGACCGCCGAACGCGTCGCCGAGGCCGTCCGCACCGGCGCCGGCGCCTGCGACATCGTGCAGACCCCCGAACCGACCGCCGAGACGCTCGCGTCCGGCGTACTCCTCTTCGACGACCAGGACCGGGTGCTGCTCGTCGACCCGACCTACAAGGCCGGCTGGGAATTCCCCGGCGGCATCGTCGAACCCGGCGAGGCGCCCGCCCATGCCGGCGTACGGGAGGTCGCCGAGGAACTGGGCATCGAGCTCCCCCGAGCCCCCCGGCTGCTGGTCCTGGACTGGGAAGCCCCCAAACCACCCGGCTTCGGCGGCCTGCGCCTGCTCTACGACGGCGGCACCCTGACCGACGACCGCATCAGCAAGCTTCTGCTGCCCGGCGCGGAGTTGCGGGGGTGGCGTTTCGCCACCGAGGCCGAGGCCGAGACGATGCTGCCGCCGGTCCGCTGGAACCGCCTGCGGTGGGCGCTTCGCGCCCGGGAGCGGGGGTGTCCGCTTCACCTTGAGGCCGGTGTGCCCGTGGGGTGA